The genomic window TTTCCGGAATTGGCTCGCTCAATTCATTCCCGCGCGCCGCCGTCGGACCTGTGACGGGATTGACCCGCGCGGGCGCCAGGCGCGGAAATCCGAACGCACGATCCGCTTCGATCTCGCCGTGCGGGTAGTCCGTCGTCAGGATGTGCGCTCCCCCGCGCAACGCTTGTTCGCGCCCGGCAGCGCGGATGTTTCCCTGCGAGTCGACGCGGGTACGAATCAGATAGCCGGCCCGGGCCAGGTCGTCGATCGCCGGATCGTTGGGATTGTTTCGAATCAGGACCGCCGAGTGAGGTTGTTCGAGGTCGGATTCGACGAACATCGCCCGACCTTCGAGCGCCGGATGCCCTTCCAGATATCCAGCGCGATTGGCGCCGTTTTCGTGCAAGATGGCAAAGACCTTGCCGGCCGCATCAGCCAGGGTTGGCCATTTGCCAGCATGAACGGCCTCCCACAGCGTTTTGTGCTGGCCGCGCACGTCGTCGGGCGACAAGAGCCGTGGCCCCGGAAACACGGCGCGGAGCTGTTCGTCGAGTTGCATTACGTCGGCCGGCGTGGGGCGCCTGTACGACTTGTTGAGTTGAAATCCCTCTTCCTTGAGCTCCATCAAAAGCGAGATGGGAACGTGCCGCGGGTGGGCTTTCGACCAACGACTGATCGTCTCGAGCGCATCACG from Pirellulales bacterium includes these protein-coding regions:
- a CDS encoding Ca2+-dependent phosphoinositide-specific phospholipase C, encoding MRVGLWFIVLGCTWHGACFAAQPAAGGLRLNQIQVVGTHNSYHLRPPAGILKAAIAVRKDAKDWDYSRQPLDQQLDQGVRNFELDLNLSSEKGWQVMHVPGFDGGTTVPTFRDALETISRWSKAHPRHVPISLLMELKEEGFQLNKSYRRPTPADVMQLDEQLRAVFPGPRLLSPDDVRGQHKTLWEAVHAGKWPTLADAAGKVFAILHENGANRAGYLEGHPALEGRAMFVESDLEQPHSAVLIRNNPNDPAIDDLARAGYLIRTRVDSQGNIRAAGREQALRGGAHILTTDYPHGEIEADRAFGFPRLAPARVNPVTGPTAARGNELSEPIPESGK